GCGCAGCGCGAAGCCCGCGGCCCGACTGTGCCCACCGAATGACACCAGCCGGTCCTGCACGGCGCTGAGAGCCGCGTGTACGTCGTAGCCAGGCACTGAGCGCGCCGATCCCCGGATTGGGTTGCCACTGGCATTTAGCAGAAACACCGGGCGCTGGAGTTCTTCGGCAAGCTGTCCGGCGGCGGGGCCGATCACGCCGGGATGCCATGTCTCGCTGCTGAGCAGTAGCGCGGGGCGATCGAGCAGGGACAGGTTGGCCTCCATCTGGCGCTGGATATCGGCAAGCACGTCGCTTTGCAAGGCACGACGCTGGCGGTTCAGGCCATCCACCTGCGCGGCCAGGATGCGCGCCTGCGCGAGATCGTCTGCGAGCAGCAGATCGACGCCGAGAGTCGCGTCCGCCAGACGCCCGGCAGCATTAAGGCGGGGTGCGAGGTCGAACGCGAGGTCCCCAGCGGTCAGCGTTTCGGCGGCCAGGCCGGCGACGTCCGCCAGGGCGCGCAGACCCACGCGGGGCGCAGTCTGCATCTGCCGCAAACCGAGCTGCAGCAGGGTGCGCGTGTCGTCCACCTGTGGGCTGACGTCCGCGACGATGCCCAGCGCGACCAGATCCAGGAATCGGGGCAGATCGCGCACGCGACCCCGCAGTGTGTAAAGCTGCTCGATCAGCTTGTACGCCACGCCGACGCCAGGCAGTGCCGCCAGCGGGTGATTGTCGGGCAGCCGGTGCGGATTGACGATAGCATCTGAGTCCGGTAATGGGTCCGGCAGGGTGTGATGATCGGTGATGATGGTCGTGATGCCTGCCTGCCGCGCGTACGCGATCGCGTCGTGGCTGGACACGCCCGTGTCACAGGTCAGCAGCAGGCCGGGGCGATGCTGCGCGACGAGATCGGTCAGATCGGCGCGGTGAACGCCGTGCGATCTGCGGCTGCGTTCCGGTAAGGTAAAGATGACCTGTCCGTCCAGGCCGCGCAGTGCCTCGACCAGCAGCGCGGTGGATGCCTGCCCATCGACATCGAAATCGCCCCAGATCAGGATCGTTCGGCCTGCGTGCAGCGCGTCGTCCAGCAGGTCAGCGGCGCGGTCGAGATCGGGCAGATCGCTAGATGGCGCCGACCGATAATATGCCGGATCGAGAAAGGCGCGCGCCGCGTCCGGCGACGTGTAGCCGCGCTGCGCCAGAATCCGCGCCACAAGTGCGTCACCGCCTACCGCCTCAATCAAACGGGCGTTCACGTCGGCAGGTGGGGGCAAGGTCCACTGCGAGCTGCGCGCTGTGTCCGCCATCGCCTAAAACCCGACTTCCTCGACGTCCGCCAGATGGATCTGCGGCAGGACGTCTTCTTCCAGCAGGTCGTCCGCGTGGATCTGCCCGGCCTGCACGCCGCGCTCGCACAGGGAGCGGTACTCGCAGAAGCGGCAGTGCGATTCGTCGGCGGTCAGCGTCCAGACCGCGTTATCCGGCTGGGCCAGGATGTCCGCGATCAGGCCGGTGACAAACGCCTCATCGCTGGCGGCCTGTGCGGGGCTGTAATCGAAGATTACTGGCTGGGCAGGTGCGCCAGCGACCCAGTAGATCAGCTGGATCTGTTCGGCGCGCAGCGGCCCGCCGAACAGCGCTGTGCCCGCATGCAGCAGTACCAACGGATAGAGGCGCGTTTGCAGCCGCCGCGCAAACCACTCGCGCCGGGGCGCACGTGCGTAGGTCTTCCAATCGAAAATGACGGCGCGCTGCTCCGGTACGACAACCAACAGGTCGAACTTGGCACTGATTCGCTGGCTGCCGAGCGTGGCGGAAAGGGATTGTTCCGCGTGGCGCTCGCCGTCGAGCTTGTGGAGCAGGGCGAAGGCCAGATAGCTGCGCCACCAGCCGCGCAAGTCGTCATCCTGAATCGACGCTTCCAGCAGCGCCGGATCCAGGCCGAGTTGATGCCGCTCGACGAGGCGGTGGAACTGGATGCCGCGCTCGACATGGCGCTCGTGGTCCAGTAATGGCTCGGCGCGCACGGCGGGCCATGCCACTCGCTCGACGTAGCGCAGTTGGAAGCGGCGAGCGCAGTCTGTGTAGTCTTGCAGGCTGCTTTGCGTGAATTGAAACGGCTGTGGAAACATAAGCGACTCACTCATGTGATGCAGCACCGACTAAATAGTTGTTCAGCGCGATGAGGGGCAGCGCCGCCTGGTTTTCTTTGCCTTTTTGCCAGAAGCGCCCCATGTTCCAGGTGATGATCAACTCGCGCCGGGCGCGGGTGATGCCAACGTAGAGCAGGCGCAGACGCTCCGCTGCGTAGTCGATCCGGGCCTGGAACGTGGCCTCGCCCTCGACGTACGCGTCGAGCGTTCCGGCGGTCAGCGCCTGAAGCTGCGCGACGACTTCCGCCTCCAGGTTGAGGCTGTCGCGCACGTACCAGCGCTCGCCGATGTAGTTGTCGTAGGGCTGCGCCGAGGGGAAGCCGTAATTGCTGATCGACATCAGGTAGACGCGATCCCATTCCAGCCCTTTGGCGGCGTGCATGGTCGCGACGGTGACCACACCGGGTTCCGGCACGTAGCCTTCTTCGGTATCATCAAAGCCGATGAAGCGCCGCTCGTTGCTGCCGATGGCGCGCAGCTCGTCCACAAACTGGGGTAGACGCCAGTCAGGGTAGGCGTGCGAGATGCCCTTGAGCAGCACGGCGACTTTGTAGGCCAGGGCGATGTCCACCGGCTTGTCGAACAGATCCTGACCAACCGTCAGCACGAGCTGATCGACGGGCAGAGTCGTGGCTTCCAGCCAGCGCCGCATGCGCGCGCGGAACACGTCCAGCTCGCCGGGCAGCCAGGGATACGCGCTGGCGTCGACCGAGTGGCCGTCGCTGGCGGTGTCGGTCGCGGCAGGCCAGAGGAACGCCTCGATGTTGCGGTAGCCGTTGAAC
This window of the Aggregatilinea lenta genome carries:
- the recJ gene encoding single-stranded-DNA-specific exonuclease RecJ encodes the protein MADTARSSQWTLPPPADVNARLIEAVGGDALVARILAQRGYTSPDAARAFLDPAYYRSAPSSDLPDLDRAADLLDDALHAGRTILIWGDFDVDGQASTALLVEALRGLDGQVIFTLPERSRRSHGVHRADLTDLVAQHRPGLLLTCDTGVSSHDAIAYARQAGITTIITDHHTLPDPLPDSDAIVNPHRLPDNHPLAALPGVGVAYKLIEQLYTLRGRVRDLPRFLDLVALGIVADVSPQVDDTRTLLQLGLRQMQTAPRVGLRALADVAGLAAETLTAGDLAFDLAPRLNAAGRLADATLGVDLLLADDLAQARILAAQVDGLNRQRRALQSDVLADIQRQMEANLSLLDRPALLLSSETWHPGVIGPAAGQLAEELQRPVFLLNASGNPIRGSARSVPGYDVHAALSAVQDRLVSFGGHSRAAGFALRATDLEAFRERLFAALERMQPDVDLPAIAIDAIVSLAELTPTLANRLQQIAPFGEGNPPVTFMVTDLTLRSAAFVDRARQHRRLTVQDPSGMRQPLIWWRSAHRVLPADAFDAAIQFDWRTRATTSGEPQLILLDFRRAASALPEVPAPRREVIDCRASPDPLRALDALKRDYPDAAIWAEGIPAATSPGRPLHQLERAPTLIVYTTPPAAGRLNEALKRTQPERVALVAAPPPLQTLADLQRRLLELCKYVIGRLHGSTTLDDLAGALAQTPGVVRDLLDLAAAQGEIGVSYATNVVMIAPGTGIRDASLDDQRARTLAHLGETAAYRTFFRRAAPHALLGWDET
- a CDS encoding PD-(D/E)XK nuclease family protein, yielding MFPQPFQFTQSSLQDYTDCARRFQLRYVERVAWPAVRAEPLLDHERHVERGIQFHRLVERHQLGLDPALLEASIQDDDLRGWWRSYLAFALLHKLDGERHAEQSLSATLGSQRISAKFDLLVVVPEQRAVIFDWKTYARAPRREWFARRLQTRLYPLVLLHAGTALFGGPLRAEQIQLIYWVAGAPAQPVIFDYSPAQAASDEAFVTGLIADILAQPDNAVWTLTADESHCRFCEYRSLCERGVQAGQIHADDLLEEDVLPQIHLADVEEVGF